A genome region from Camelina sativa cultivar DH55 chromosome 10, Cs, whole genome shotgun sequence includes the following:
- the LOC104719326 gene encoding uncharacterized protein At2g29880-like, whose protein sequence is MGDSQDVKAKGQYNQWLEHESKMLVQMLVDAINQGFCDGNGKFSKLTVETRVLPTLNQNLGINKSFKEYKNRLKILKNKYNGLSDHFRFSSGFGWDPKTKKFTAPDEVCADYLKAHPGKTNLRDDSFEDFGDLRMIFESNTATGRNAVGLSDAIDTNTYDVREHEGTTNSSRDQIIEDEEIAYEETSVQEVFSALETRRGGKLPPRKKARTETDALNSNKAVDELQDSVQQIFGMIQKRWEKENEEKEAEDKANNVWDAIKEIPDLDDGLCYEAMTLVHSLGMKYGFVHMSIADRKGWILGNLCKP, encoded by the exons ATGGGAGATTCACAGGATGTGAAAGCTAAAGGTCAGTATAACCAGTGGTTAGAACATGAAAGCAAGATGTTAGTCCAGATGCTAGTGGATGCAATCAATCAGGGTTTTTGTGATGGTAATGGAAAGTTCAGTAAATTAACCGTGGAGACAAGAGTGTTACCGACACTAAACCAAAATCTTGGCATTAACAAAAGCTTCAAGGAGTATAAAAATAGgttaaagatcttgaagaataAGTACAATGGCTTGTCAGATCATTTTCGTTTTAGTTCTGGTTTTGGGTGGGACCCTAAAACGAAGAAATTCACTGCTCCAGATGAAGTATGTGCTGACTATTTGAAG gCTCATCCAGGTAAAACAAATCTGCGTGATGACTCATTTGAAGATTTTGGAGATTTACGAATGATTTTTGAATCAAATACTGCTACTGGAAGGAATGCTGTGGGATTAAGTGATGCCATTGATACAAATACATATGACGTTAGAGAGCATGAAGGGACAACTAATTCAAGTCGTGACCAAAtaatagaagatgaagaaatagcATATGAAGAAACATCTGTTCAAGAAGTTTTCTCTGCATTAGAGACAAGAAGAGGGGGAAAGCTACCTCCAAGAAAGAAGGCTAGAACTGAAACTGATGCACTTAACTCAAACAAGGCTGTTGATGAACTGCAAGATTCAGTTCAGCAGATTTTTGGCATGATACAAAAAAGATGGGAAaaggaaaatgaagaaaaagaagctgaGGACAAAGCTAATAACGTGTGGGATGCTATCAAAGAAATTCCTGATTTGGATGATGGTTTGTGTTATGAGGCCATGACATTGGTTCACAGCTTAGGTATGAAATATGGATTCGTCCATATGTCTATAGCAGATCGCAAGGGATGGATTCTAGGAAACCTTTGTAAACCATGA